Genomic DNA from Microbacterium neungamense:
GCGTTCGCGGGCGAGTTCGTCGACGTCGCGCTGCGCGACGACGTGACCGGGTTCGTGACGCTCGGGGCGATGCTGTCCGACGTGCCGCACACCCGGCCGATCTCGGTGTTCGCCTCCAGTCAGAACGAAGCGGTGCGGGAGGCGCACGGCCTGGAGCGCTCCACGTACGAGGGCCCGGTCGGCATCCTCAGCGTGTTCGAGCACTTCGCCGAGACCGCCGGCATCCCCACGGCCAGCCTGTGGGCGAGCGTGCCGCACTACGTCGCGACCGCGGCGCCCTCTCCGAAGGCGACCCTCGCCCTGCTCGACCGGCTCGAGGAGCTCACCGGCATCGGCACCGACCGCGAGCATCTGCGCACCGAAGCGGCCGCCTGGGAGGCGTCGATCGATGCCGCCGCCGCCGAGGACGAGGAGATGACGGAATACATCCGGCAGCTGGAGCGCACGCGCGACGCGTGGGACTCCCCGGATGCGTCCGGCGACGCGATCGCGCAGGCGTTCGAGCGCTACCTGCGCCGCCGCAACGACGGCCCCGACCACAAGCGCTGAAGCGGACGCTGAGCCCGTCGAAGCGGACGCTGAGCCCGTCGAAGCGGACGCTGAGCCCGTCGAAGCGGACGCTGAGCCCGTCGAAGCGGACGCTGAGCCCGTCGAAGCGTCAGGGCTGCCGCGCCCCCGTCGCGAGCATGATCAGCAGCACGCCGCCGAGCAGGATGCGGTAGATCACGAACGGCAGGAAGCTGCGCCGGGAGATCCAGCGCATGAAGAACGCGATCACGCCGAGCGCGACGACGAAGGCGATGCCGGTGGCGGCGAGCGTCTCCCCCATGGTGAAGATCGAGGTCTCGCCCCAGTTCTTGAACAGCTGGTAGAAGCCGCTGCCGAACACGGCGGGGATCGCGAGCAGGAACGCGTAGCGGGCGGCGGCGGCGCGCTCGTAGCCCAGGAACAGCCCCATGGTGATCGTGCCTCCGGAGCGGGAGACGCCGGGGACGAGGGCGAGGGCCTGCGCGAAGCCGTAGGCGATGCCGTGCGGATAGGTGAGCTGGCTGAGGTTGCGGCGCTTGGCGCCGACGTAGTCGGCGATCCCGAGCAGGACGCCGAAGACGATGAGCATGATCGCCACGACCCACAGCGAGCGGAACACGGTCTCGATCTGGTCCTGGAAGAGCAGGCCGAGCACCACGATCGGGATGCTGCCGATGATGATCAGCCAGCCCATCCGGGCATCCGCGTCGGTGCGCGGCACGCGTCCGGTGAGCGAGCCGAACCAGCGCCCGATGATCCGGACGATGTCGCGCCAGAAGAACACCACCACGGCCGTCTCAGTGCCGATCTGCGTGATCGCCGTGAAGGCGGCACCCGGGTCGGTCGCCGACGGAAGGAACGATCCGAGGATGCGCAGGTGGGCGCTGGAGGAGATCGGGAGGAACTCGGTCAGTCCCTGGACGATGCCGAGGATGAGTGCTTCGAGCAGATGCATGCAGTGGCTTTCTTGATCGTGGGCGCGGCGCACACGCGCGGGCGGGTGAGCACGGGCGCGGCGGTCAGCAGGTGCGCAGCAGATCGGCCAGCACACGCTGGCCGAAGACAAGCGATTCTACGGGGACGCGCTCATCGACGCCGTGGAACATGCCCGTGAAGTCCAGGCCCGCCGGCAGCCGCAGGGGCGCGAAGCCGTATCCGGTTATCCCGATCGAGGCCAGCGCCTTGTTGTCGGTGCCGGCGCCGAGGAGATACGGGATGACCGGGACACCGGGGTCGTGACGGCCGAGCGCCGCGATCATGGCCTCCACCAGGTCGCCCTCGAACGGGGTCTCCATGCCGATGTCGCGGACGACGGTCTGGATCTCGATGTCGTCGCCGACGATGCGCTGCAGCTCGGCGAGCACGTCGTCCTCGGTGCCGGGGATGACGCGCACGTCGATCAACGCCTCCGCGGCCTCCGGGATGACGTTGTGCTTGTAGCCTGCGCTCAGGACCGTCGGGTTGGCGGTGGTGCGGAAGGTGGAGCGCAGGAACGCCTCGGCGGGGCCGGATGCCGCGGCGAGGACATCCGGATCGTCCACGGGGCGTCCGGTGAGCGCGCTCAGCCCGTCCAGCAGGGCGCGTGTGGTCGGGGTGAGGCGGACGGGCCAGCGCGTGCGTCCGATCGCCGCGACCGCCTCGGCGAGGCGGGTGACCGCATTCTCCTCGTGGAGGCGGCTGCCGTGCCCGGCGCGTCCCTTCGCGACCAGCCGGAGCCACATCAGGGCCTTCTCCCCCACCTGCAGCAGGTAGGCGCGCCGGTCGTCCACGGTGATGGAGTAGCCGCCCACCTCACTGATCGCCTCCGTGGCGCCGCGGAACCACTCCGGCCGGTTCCGCACCACCAGGGCCGAGCCCTCGACTCCCCCGTTCTCCTCGTCGGCGAAGAAGGCCAGGATGAGGTCGCGCTCCGGCTGCTCTCCGCCGCGGAGGATGTCCCCGACGGCGGCGAGGATCATCGCGTCCATGTTCTTCATGTCGACAGCGCCGCGCCCCCACAGCATCCCGTCGCGGATCTCGCCCGCGAACGGGTCGACACTCCAGTCCTCGGCGATCGCGGGGACGACGTCGAGGTGGCCGTGAACCACGAGCGCCGGGCGCTCCGGGTCGCGGCCGGGCACGCGCGCCATCACGTTCGTGCGCCGCGGGATCGGCTCGTAGTACTCGGGGGTCAGCCCGAGCCCCTCGAGCCGGGCGCCGACGTACTCGGCGGCTTCCCGTTCCCCGTTCGCCTTGCCGCCTCCCCAGTTCGACGTGTCGATGCGGATGAGGTCTCGGGCGATCTCGACGACCTCGGGACGTTCGGGCTCCGGCATGCTCCCAGGCTATCGAACCCGGATGCCACGCCCGGGCGCTGTGCCGGTTCGATCCGGGGTCCGGAACGTGCTAATCTCGTTCTTCGGTCGGCAACGACCTTTCATCACCTGCGCGGGTGGCGGAATAGGTAGACGCGCTAGCTTGAGGTGCTAGTGCCCGCATAGGGCGTGGGGGTTCAAGTCCCCCTCGCGCACGAAATGTCCTGAGTCGCGACATCGTTTACGAACGAGTCGCGGCTCAGGACTTTTTTGTTGCTTGGGGTGTTGACGTGTGGTGCGGGGTTGGGGAGCCCCATGGCGAAGATGTGCAGCGGCACGACCGCGAGGATCGGCTCGAACAGCGGCGCGGCGAGCGGGATGCGCAGCACCTCGTCGGCATGCGGCAGCACGGCCGAGTCCCCCTGCTCCGCGATCGCGATGACGCGAGCGCCGCGGGCGCGGATCTCCTCGATGTTCGAGATGACCTTGGCGTGCATGGTGGCGGCGCCGCGCGGCGACGGCACGACGACGAAGACGGGCTGGCCGGGCTCGATGAGCGCGATCGGGCCGTGCTTCAGCTCGCCGGCGGCGAAGCCCTCGGCGTGGATGTAGGAGATCTCCTTGAGCTTGAGCGCGCCCTCGAGCGCGATCGGGAAGCCCACGTGACGGCCGGAAGAGCACCGACCGGGTGTCGGCCATCCAGTGCGCCAGCTGCTCGGTGCGCTCCTGCTCGTGCTCGAGGATCCACTGGATCTTCTCCGGGAGCGACTCCAGCTCGCGCACGGCCTCGGCGGACGCCTCGGGAGTGATGGATCCGCGGATCCGTCCGACGTGCAGGGCGAGGAGGTAGAGCGCGGTGATCTGAGCGACGAACGCCTTCGTCGACGCGACGGCGACCTCGGGACCGGCGTGCGTGTAGATGATGGCGTCGGACTCGCGCGGGATGGTGGCGCCCTGCGTGTTGCAGATCGACAGCGTCTTCGCGCCGAGGCGCGCGGCCTCCTTGACCGCCATGAGCGTGTCCATCGTCTCGCCCGACTGGCTGATCGAGACGACGAGCGTGTCTGGGCCGACGATCGGGTCGCGGTAGCGAACTCGTGCGCGAGCTCGACGTCGACCGGGATGCGCGCCCACTGCTCGATCGCGTACTTGCCGACCTGCCCGGCATACGACGCGGTGCCGCACGCGACCACGATGATCCGGTTGATCCCGGCGAACAGCTCGTCCATGCCGTCGAGCTCGGGGATCGCGACCTGGCCGTCCTTGACGCGACCGCGCACGGTGTTGGCGACGGCCTCGGGCTCCTCCGAGACCTCCTTCGCCATGAAGCTCGACCAGCCGCCCTTGTCGGCAGCGGCTGCGTCCCACATCACGTCGAACGGCGAGGTCTCGACCGCGTTGCCGTCGAAGTCTGTGACGTCGACCGTCTCGGGCGTGATCGCGACGATCTGGTCCTGGCCGATCGCGACGGCGCGGCGCGTGTGCTCGACGAACGCGGCGACGTCGGATCCGAGGAAGTTCTCGCCCTCGCCGAGCCCGATGACGAGCGGCGAGTTGCGGCGGGCGCCGACGACGAGCCCGGGGTGGTCCTTGTGCATCGCGAGCAGCGTGAACGCGCCCTCGAGGCGCTTGGCCACGGCGCGGAACGCGGCGATGAGGTCGCCGCCGTGCGCGCGGTACTCGCGGCCGAGCAGCACCGCCGCGACCTCGGTGTCGGTCTCGCTGCGGAAGGCGTAGCCCTGGGCGAGCAGCTCCGAGCGCAGCTCGGCGAAGTTCTCGATGATGCCGTTGTGGATGACCGCGAGGCGGTCGTCGTCGGCCAGGTGCGGGTGCGCGTTCTGGTCGGTGGGGCCGCCGTGCGTGGCCCACCGGGTGTGGCCGATGCCCGTGGTGCCCGCGGGGATCGGCGCCGCGTCGAGCTGCTCGCGCAGGCGGGCGAGCTTGCCCGCCTTCTTGGCGGCGTGCAGGTCGCCGGCGCCGTCGATCACGGCGATGCCCGCGGAGTCGTAGCCGCGGTACTCGAGACGGGCGAGACCTGAAAGAAGGATGTCCTGGCTCTCACGGGGCCCGACATAGCCGACGATTCCACACATGCGAACGATTCAGGTTCGCGCGGCTGGGAAACCCGATTGCGATGCGCGGCGGGGCCGCGGCGGGCGGGCATTGGCAGGACGACGCCCCCGCGACCGCTGGGGGGAGTCAGCGCTGGTCGCGGGGGCGTCGCCTGGTCAGCGCGCGCTATGCACGCGCGCTCCGACGGGCCAGGATGACCGCGAACGCGCCGAGCGCGATCGTGAGCAACCCGAACAGGGCGAGCCGCGCGAACTGGGCGGCGTCGGCACCGGTCACGGCGAGCGAGCCGACCTCGACGGTCGCGCTGTCGCTGTCGGTCACGTCGTCACCGCCGGGCGTCGTGCCGGTGGCGGTGGCGTCGTTGACGACCTCGCCGGCGGCGCGGTCGGCGGCGGTCACCGCGTACGTGGCCGTGGCGGTCACCGACTCGCCGGGGGCGAGCACGCCCTCGGCCGCCGGCCACTCGCCGTACGCGATCTTCGACAGGCCCTCGAGCTCGTCGGTGATCGCGACATCGCGCAGCGTGACGTCGCCGGTGTTGGTCACCGTGAAGGTGTACCGGATCCGGTCGCCGTCGAACTCGCCGGTCTTCACGAGCGAGATGCCCGGCGCCTGCGGCACCGGCTCCTCGTGCGTGTCGTCGTCGCTCACCGGGTCGCCGCTGGGCGGGTTGCCGGTGCCGGTGGCGGTGTTCTCCACCACTCCGGCGTCGCGGTCGGCCTGCGTCAGGGAGTACGTGGCCGTCGCCGACACGGACTCACCGGGGGCGAGCACGCCCTCGTCCGCCGGCCACTCGCCGTACGCGATCTTCGACAGGCCCTCGAGCTCGTCGGTGATGGATGCGCCGGTGAGGGTGACGTCACCCGTGTTGGTCAGCAGGAACTCGTAGGCGATGATGTCGCCGTCGAGCGTGCCGGTCTTGACCAGCGAGATGCCCGGGGACTGCGGCACGGGCTGGACGAAGTCGTCCTCGTCGGTCACCGGGCCACCGGTGGGCGGGGTGCCCGTGGTGGTCGCGGTGTTCTCGACGGCGCCGGCATCGCGGTCGGCCTGCGTCAGCGTGTAGGTCGCCGTCGCGGTGACGGACTGGCCGGGAGCCAGCACGCCCTCCGCGCCCGGCCACTCGCCGTACGCGATGTCCGACAGGCCGGGCAGCTCATCCGCGATCGAGACCTCGGCGAGGGTGACGTTGCCCGTGTTGGTAGCCGTGAACTCGTAGGCGATCTCGTCGCCCTCGAGCGCGCCGGTCTTGACCAGCGAGATGCCCGGGGACTGCGGCACGGGCAGGTCGAACTCGTCCTCGTCGGTCACCGGGCCACCGGTGGGCGGGGTGCCCGTGGTGGTCGCGGTGTTGTGCACGACGCCCGCGTCGCGGTCGGCCTGCGTCAGCGTGTACGTCGCCGTCGCCGTGACGGACTGGCCGGGAGCCAGCACGCCCTCCGCCGCCGGCCACTCGCCGTAGACGATGTCCGACAGGCCGGGCAGCTCATCCGCGATCGACACGCCCGTGAGGGTCACGTCGCCGTTGTTGGTGGCCGTGAACGTGTACGTGGCCACGTCACCGTCGAGCACACCCGTCTTCACGAGCGAGATGCCGGGGTTGGGCGGCAGCGGCTGCGAGTAGTCGTCCTCGTCCGTCACCGGATCACCGCTCGGCGGGGTGCCCGTGGTGGTCGCGGTGTTGTGCACGACGCCCGCGTCGCGGTCGGCCTGCGTCAGCGTGTACGTCGCCGTCGCGGTGACGGACTGGCCGGGAGCCAGCACGCCCTCCGCGCCCGGCCACTCGCCGTAGACG
This window encodes:
- a CDS encoding M20/M25/M40 family metallo-hydrolase, translated to MPEPERPEVVEIARDLIRIDTSNWGGGKANGEREAAEYVGARLEGLGLTPEYYEPIPRRTNVMARVPGRDPERPALVVHGHLDVVPAIAEDWSVDPFAGEIRDGMLWGRGAVDMKNMDAMILAAVGDILRGGEQPERDLILAFFADEENGGVEGSALVVRNRPEWFRGATEAISEVGGYSITVDDRRAYLLQVGEKALMWLRLVAKGRAGHGSRLHEENAVTRLAEAVAAIGRTRWPVRLTPTTRALLDGLSALTGRPVDDPDVLAAASGPAEAFLRSTFRTTANPTVLSAGYKHNVIPEAAEALIDVRVIPGTEDDVLAELQRIVGDDIEIQTVVRDIGMETPFEGDLVEAMIAALGRHDPGVPVIPYLLGAGTDNKALASIGITGYGFAPLRLPAGLDFTGMFHGVDERVPVESLVFGQRVLADLLRTC
- a CDS encoding PAC2 family protein; this translates as MDVLGSRIIVAAFDGWNDAGEAASGAIATLRRDADYELVHSADPELYFDYQYTRPTTAMDATGRRQLRWPSASLWRPATSGEGPELWLLTGSEPARAWQAFAGEFVDVALRDDVTGFVTLGAMLSDVPHTRPISVFASSQNEAVREAHGLERSTYEGPVGILSVFEHFAETAGIPTASLWASVPHYVATAAPSPKATLALLDRLEELTGIGTDREHLRTEAAAWEASIDAAAAEDEEMTEYIRQLERTRDAWDSPDASGDAIAQAFERYLRRRNDGPDHKR
- a CDS encoding undecaprenyl-diphosphate phosphatase, translated to MHLLEALILGIVQGLTEFLPISSSAHLRILGSFLPSATDPGAAFTAITQIGTETAVVVFFWRDIVRIIGRWFGSLTGRVPRTDADARMGWLIIIGSIPIVVLGLLFQDQIETVFRSLWVVAIMLIVFGVLLGIADYVGAKRRNLSQLTYPHGIAYGFAQALALVPGVSRSGGTITMGLFLGYERAAAARYAFLLAIPAVFGSGFYQLFKNWGETSIFTMGETLAATGIAFVVALGVIAFFMRWISRRSFLPFVIYRILLGGVLLIMLATGARQP